The Fusobacterium perfoetens genome segment TGTGATGCATTTTTTTAAATTAACAAATTTATTTAATTTTTTTATTTTTGACTTGACATTTAATAGTTAGTCTTAAATATTTTAATAAAGTTTTAATCCTATTAAACTCAATAAAGAACCTAATCCATAGAATATATGAAACATTGGATATAACCAAATTGTGATTAATCCATACAATACATTTTTATTAACAAAAGAAAAATAAAAATCTAAAGCTAAATATAATCCTATCTCAATAAAAAATAAATATTTAAATATTAAACTAAAATACATTAATATAGGTATTACTATAATTGATATTAAAAATAAAAATGGTATAAAATGTCTAATACTCATAGCCTTAGGATTTTCTTTCAAAGTATAGAATAATGCATTACCATTTTGAATACTCATTTTTAAAATCCCATTCACTGTATCTCTACAATAATATTTAAAATGAATATTTTCTGATAACCATATTTTACCACCACTATTACGAATTCTTGCATTCATATCATTATCTTCACTACGAAGTAATCTTGTATTAAATAATCCTACTTTTTCAAATACCTCTTTTCTAAATGCACCAAAAGGAACTGTATCAACATACTTATCCCCTTCTCCTACACGAAAATCAGACCCACCAACTCCAAATTTTGTTGATAGCATCTGCGAAATCGCTTTTCCCATAAAGGTAGTAGCTGAAGTTTCTGCTATTCCACCAACATTGTCAGCATCTGTATTCTCTAAATAAAATACACATTTTTCTATGTAGTTAGGATAAAAAAATGCATGTGCATCAAGCCGAATAATATATTTTCCTTTTGCTTCTTTTATTCCCATATTTAGTGCATATGGTGTCTTTCTTTTTTCGTTAATTAATAATTTAATTGGATATTTATTTAATTTTATATAATCCTTTATTATTTCTCTAGTTTTATCTGTTGAATTTCCATCAACTAAAATCCATTCCATATTTTTTACAGGATATGTTTGGTCAATTAAAGACTCAATAAAATTCTCAATATATCTTTCTTCATTAAATAAAGGAACTATTACTGATACAACTAAATTTTCCATACTTCTCTCCGTTTATTTAATAACAGCTACTACTGTCTTTAGCATTGTTTTAATATCTTCAAAGAAA includes the following:
- a CDS encoding glycosyltransferase family 2 protein — translated: MENLVVSVIVPLFNEERYIENFIESLIDQTYPVKNMEWILVDGNSTDKTREIIKDYIKLNKYPIKLLINEKRKTPYALNMGIKEAKGKYIIRLDAHAFFYPNYIEKCVFYLENTDADNVGGIAETSATTFMGKAISQMLSTKFGVGGSDFRVGEGDKYVDTVPFGAFRKEVFEKVGLFNTRLLRSEDNDMNARIRNSGGKIWLSENIHFKYYCRDTVNGILKMSIQNGNALFYTLKENPKAMSIRHFIPFLFLISIIVIPILMYFSLIFKYLFFIEIGLYLALDFYFSFVNKNVLYGLITIWLYPMFHIFYGLGSLLSLIGLKLY